Proteins from a single region of Runella sp. SP2:
- a CDS encoding YbcC family protein, with amino-acid sequence MKAKTHHPLFDEHEVLHELKHFLPAQAPLKDFIHHNTLHAFQHQNFYQALRNASAFFGYKVTLTLDEYRERYMQNRISEEVLERVIAERKGKEEVGVWKRKALTGNYDPTISGRIGLLRDNWKKLYRIDLDLLVHPLFFRVVCSYLDQGISIWGFPVAHKGFLSSIREMERNTFASFFKAERAKKLLFNENCQISDLLKLLIGDESLYKQYLYDLQFAHQGWSGIVSVLEDQPQLLLDRKKISLRELIIFELLLEIDALDDKYQGNWAPLASRLETRPTPIFAKVPYTEFHEVIEIWQEAFEWSFYDQVLAGMKQGTSTTNAPVSKTFQAMFCMDDRECSIRRYVEQHDPHCQTFGTPGFFGVEFYYKPKHANSITKQCPAPVTPTYLIKELTNEKEKRERDLHFTKHSHTLLRGWLISQTLGFWSALRLALTVFKPSLSPATSSSFKHMDEFSELTIENTNPDDKENGLQIGFTIEEMATRVENLLRSIGLVDHFAPLVYAVGHGSTSVNNTHYAGYDCGACSGRPGSVNARVISYMANHPKVRLLLRERGIDIPETTQFLGALHDTTRDEIAFYDTAALSATNAALHQQNEANFNKALDFNAKERSRRFESIDSHLPVEKVHEKIRRRSVSLFEPRPELNHATNALCIVGRRDISKHLFLDRRSFMNSFDYRVDPEGNYLTTILNAVAPVAGGINLEYYFSRVDNQKLGAGTKLAHNVMGLFGVANGIDGDLRPGLPSQMIEVHDPVRLMVIVEHFPSVVLRSIQKSAATYEWFMNQWIHLIVVEPTTQAFYLFKNGEFVEYHPIKQAIEVVENVPSLVEAHEENLPIYLLQ; translated from the coding sequence ATGAAAGCCAAAACGCATCATCCCCTCTTCGATGAGCATGAAGTCCTTCACGAACTAAAACACTTTTTGCCAGCCCAAGCTCCGCTCAAAGATTTTATCCACCACAATACACTTCACGCATTTCAGCACCAGAATTTTTATCAAGCATTGAGAAATGCGTCGGCATTTTTTGGATACAAAGTAACGCTGACACTGGACGAATACCGTGAACGGTACATGCAAAATCGCATTAGCGAGGAAGTGCTCGAAAGGGTTATTGCCGAACGAAAAGGGAAAGAGGAAGTAGGTGTTTGGAAACGTAAAGCCCTCACAGGCAACTATGACCCTACCATTTCGGGCAGAATTGGACTCCTCCGCGACAACTGGAAAAAACTCTACCGCATCGACTTAGACTTACTGGTACACCCACTTTTCTTTAGAGTAGTCTGTAGTTATTTAGACCAAGGTATCTCGATTTGGGGTTTTCCAGTGGCACACAAAGGGTTCCTTTCGTCAATACGCGAAATGGAACGGAATACTTTCGCTAGTTTTTTTAAGGCAGAACGGGCTAAAAAATTACTCTTCAACGAAAACTGTCAAATCAGCGATTTGTTGAAGTTGCTTATCGGTGATGAATCATTGTACAAACAATACCTCTACGACCTACAGTTTGCCCACCAAGGATGGTCGGGAATCGTATCGGTCTTGGAAGATCAGCCTCAACTGTTGCTTGACCGCAAGAAGATTAGCCTTCGAGAACTGATTATCTTTGAACTACTGTTAGAAATCGACGCACTCGACGACAAATATCAGGGCAACTGGGCACCATTAGCATCTCGCTTAGAAACTCGCCCAACCCCTATTTTTGCTAAAGTTCCTTACACTGAATTTCACGAAGTGATTGAGATTTGGCAGGAGGCGTTTGAGTGGAGTTTTTACGACCAAGTGTTGGCAGGAATGAAACAGGGTACTTCAACCACCAACGCTCCTGTGTCTAAGACATTTCAGGCAATGTTTTGTATGGACGACCGTGAGTGCTCTATTCGCCGTTATGTAGAGCAGCACGACCCTCATTGTCAAACGTTTGGCACTCCTGGCTTCTTTGGCGTTGAGTTTTATTACAAACCCAAACACGCCAATTCGATTACCAAACAATGCCCTGCGCCAGTTACGCCTACTTATTTAATAAAAGAGCTAACAAACGAAAAGGAAAAGCGCGAACGTGATCTCCATTTTACCAAACATTCACATACGCTTTTGAGGGGTTGGCTGATTTCACAAACGTTGGGTTTTTGGTCGGCACTACGTTTGGCGCTTACTGTCTTTAAACCTTCTTTGAGCCCTGCCACCAGCTCTTCGTTCAAGCACATGGACGAATTTTCGGAATTAACCATTGAAAATACCAACCCTGACGACAAAGAAAATGGGTTGCAGATTGGGTTTACGATTGAAGAAATGGCCACTCGGGTCGAAAACCTACTGCGTAGTATTGGTTTGGTCGATCACTTTGCACCGCTGGTGTATGCCGTAGGACACGGCTCCACGAGCGTCAACAATACGCACTATGCGGGATATGACTGCGGCGCGTGTTCGGGACGGCCAGGGTCGGTCAATGCGCGCGTTATCAGCTACATGGCCAACCACCCTAAAGTGCGCTTGTTGCTGCGAGAAAGGGGCATTGATATTCCCGAAACGACTCAGTTTTTGGGAGCGTTGCACGATACCACCCGCGACGAAATTGCCTTTTACGATACCGCCGCACTTTCGGCAACCAATGCAGCTTTGCACCAACAAAACGAAGCTAATTTTAACAAAGCCTTGGATTTCAACGCCAAAGAACGGTCGCGTCGTTTTGAGTCAATTGATTCTCACTTGCCCGTTGAAAAAGTACACGAAAAAATCCGCCGTCGTTCGGTTTCTTTGTTTGAACCACGCCCCGAACTCAACCACGCCACCAATGCCCTTTGTATTGTTGGGCGTCGTGATATTTCTAAGCATTTGTTTCTCGACCGTCGTTCGTTTATGAATTCGTTCGACTACCGCGTTGACCCAGAAGGCAATTACCTAACGACGATTCTCAACGCAGTAGCTCCCGTAGCAGGGGGTATCAATTTGGAATATTATTTTTCACGGGTTGACAACCAAAAACTAGGTGCAGGAACCAAACTTGCCCACAACGTAATGGGGCTGTTTGGAGTAGCCAACGGTATCGATGGTGACTTACGCCCAGGGCTTCCGAGCCAAATGATTGAAGTCCATGATCCAGTTCGGCTCATGGTGATTGTGGAGCATTTTCCATCGGTAGTACTGCGCTCTATCCAGAAATCGGCCGCTACCTATGAATGGTTCATGAACCAGTGGATTCATTTAATAGTGGTAGAACCTACGACCCAAGCCTTCTATCTTTTCAAGAACGGCGAATTCGTCGAATATCACCCTATCAAACAAGCCATAGAGGTGGTAGAAAATGTCCCATCCTTGGTCGAAGCCCACGAGGAAAACCTCCCCATTTACCTTCTTCAGTAG
- a CDS encoding proton-conducting transporter membrane subunit — MTSILHIFILIPLLGFLVSLLLPPKNEVVISRSAIFTVGLQLLTAVGFCAYWLFQHRPTIEVKDFSLFSSSGYEFLITFYFDGITAVYLLVGAFLSFLVTIYSRAYLHREAGYKRFFNTILFFYLGYNVVIFSGNFETLFVGWEILGISSFLLIAFYRDRYLPVKNAIKVFSVYRIGDLGLILAMWASHHLWHENITFLKLSNHELVHEHLQNHSWVGIFISLMILLAAAAKSAQLPFSAWLPRAMEGPTPSSAIFYGSLSVHFGAFLLLRTFPFWEEQTSVRILIALLGIITSAIATPIARVQSSVKSQIAYASIAQIGLIFVEIAAGLETIALIHFAGNAFLRTYQLLVSPSVVSYLIREQFYNYVPRQHTFEDSLPKKLEYTVYLLSLKEWNLDSFMNHIVWKPLRRVGRKLDFLTHNRLLMLFVPTFLLALIAYNFQDKLSAQSHVYLPILFAAIGLLMVLKSYSERKSPQMSWLLLIMNHFWVALAISFNEHFTLEEILFYLSGVVIAGGVGYACLRRLKLLEPKVDLNQFAGHVYEHPKLNLMFLLAAMGLMGFPITPTFIGEDLVFSHIHENQIVLAFLCSIGFVFEGIAIVRIYGRVFLGPHTKHYHETAYRSS, encoded by the coding sequence ATGACATCCATCCTTCATATTTTCATACTGATTCCGCTTTTAGGTTTTCTAGTTAGTTTGTTATTACCGCCCAAAAACGAAGTCGTCATTTCGCGCTCAGCTATCTTTACGGTGGGGCTTCAGCTGCTAACCGCCGTTGGTTTTTGTGCCTATTGGCTCTTTCAACACAGACCAACGATTGAAGTCAAAGACTTTTCGCTCTTTAGTTCGTCGGGCTATGAGTTTTTGATTACCTTTTATTTTGACGGCATCACCGCCGTTTATCTGCTGGTAGGCGCATTTTTATCATTTTTAGTGACCATCTATAGCCGTGCGTATCTCCACCGCGAAGCAGGTTACAAACGCTTTTTCAATACCATCCTCTTTTTTTATTTAGGGTACAACGTCGTCATTTTCTCGGGCAACTTCGAGACGCTGTTTGTCGGCTGGGAAATTTTAGGAATTTCTTCCTTTCTTTTGATTGCCTTCTACCGCGACCGTTATCTGCCCGTTAAAAACGCCATTAAAGTATTTTCTGTCTATCGTATTGGCGATTTAGGGCTTATTTTGGCGATGTGGGCAAGTCACCATTTGTGGCACGAGAACATTACATTTCTCAAATTAAGCAACCACGAATTGGTACACGAACACCTCCAAAACCACAGTTGGGTAGGCATTTTTATTTCGTTGATGATCTTGTTGGCAGCAGCGGCCAAATCAGCCCAATTGCCCTTTTCGGCTTGGTTGCCCCGTGCCATGGAAGGCCCCACACCCTCTAGTGCTATTTTTTACGGTTCGTTGTCGGTACATTTTGGCGCATTTTTGCTGTTACGTACTTTCCCTTTTTGGGAAGAACAAACTTCCGTTCGGATTTTAATAGCGCTTCTAGGAATCATCACCAGTGCCATTGCTACGCCCATTGCTCGGGTGCAATCGTCGGTCAAAAGCCAAATAGCTTACGCCTCTATTGCCCAGATTGGGCTGATTTTCGTTGAAATTGCCGCGGGGCTTGAAACAATTGCTTTAATCCACTTTGCTGGAAACGCGTTTTTACGCACCTATCAGCTGTTGGTTTCTCCTTCGGTAGTGAGTTATTTGATTCGCGAACAGTTTTACAATTACGTGCCACGCCAACATACGTTTGAAGACTCTCTTCCCAAAAAGTTGGAATATACCGTCTATTTGTTAAGCCTCAAAGAGTGGAACCTCGACTCGTTTATGAACCACATTGTGTGGAAACCACTCCGCCGCGTAGGTCGTAAACTAGACTTTTTGACCCACAATCGTTTGCTTATGCTGTTTGTGCCTACCTTTTTATTGGCACTTATTGCCTATAATTTTCAAGACAAACTTTCGGCCCAAAGCCACGTGTACTTGCCGATTTTGTTTGCCGCCATTGGGTTATTAATGGTATTAAAGTCTTATTCTGAGCGTAAAAGCCCACAAATGAGCTGGTTGTTGCTGATTATGAACCACTTTTGGGTCGCCTTAGCGATTTCGTTCAATGAGCACTTTACGCTTGAAGAAATACTTTTTTACCTCAGTGGTGTGGTAATTGCGGGCGGGGTCGGTTATGCCTGCTTGCGACGACTCAAGCTACTCGAACCCAAGGTTGACTTAAACCAATTTGCGGGGCATGTATATGAGCATCCAAAGCTAAATTTGATGTTTTTGCTAGCCGCAATGGGGCTCATGGGTTTTCCTATTACACCCACTTTTATTGGCGAAGACTTGGTGTTTAGCCACATCCATGAAAACCAGATTGTGCTTGCGTTTTTATGTTCTATTGGTTTTGTGTTTGAAGGGATTGCGATTGTACGCATTTACGGACGTGTCTTCCTCGGCCCACATACCAAACATTACCACGAAACAGCCTATCGTTCTTCGTAA
- a CDS encoding SulP family inorganic anion transporter: protein MKSKNNIFDSLQAHWAKDLLSGFLVSLIALPLCLGIAGASNFPPIMGVMTAVVGGIVVAFFAGSELTIKGPAAGLIVIVAGAVEELGKGDNEVGWKLALGVVVVAGLIQIVLGLLKVAKLADFFPLSAVHGMLAAIGIIIMSKQLHLAVGIAPAEMKGKEPLELLEMVPHSLMHMEYHIAIIGGISLLILFGWPYLQIKALKKVPPALVVLIVGVLLGQYFHLTEPSYKNLKPLVSPGDFSINLNADFSVLTNSELLPVFLKYLLMFVLIGSLESLLTGRAIDLIDPEKRKSDLSRDLTAVGIGNTISGLLGGLPMISEVARSSANINNGAKSRWANFFHGIFLLLFVVMLVPVIKMVPVASLAAMLIFVGFRLASPKEFAHVYHIGKEQLTIFLITIIATIATDLLVGIAAGILTKFIIQLAFGVQIKDIIQSRFELTEQELGVYHLSVKNAAVFANYLKLKAQLAKVPQGSSLIIDFSKAAYVDHTVADNLNNFRREFEAAGGVLSLKGLDLHESLSEHPLAARRLPKHLRKTLVEMA, encoded by the coding sequence ATGAAATCGAAAAATAACATTTTTGACAGTCTTCAAGCGCATTGGGCAAAAGATTTATTGTCGGGTTTTTTGGTGTCTTTGATTGCCCTACCGCTATGTTTGGGTATCGCAGGTGCCAGTAATTTCCCGCCAATCATGGGCGTAATGACTGCCGTTGTTGGGGGGATTGTCGTGGCATTTTTTGCGGGTTCAGAACTGACAATCAAAGGCCCCGCCGCAGGTCTGATTGTTATTGTTGCAGGTGCGGTTGAAGAACTAGGAAAAGGAGACAACGAAGTAGGCTGGAAACTAGCACTGGGTGTAGTGGTTGTAGCAGGGTTAATCCAAATCGTGTTGGGGTTATTGAAAGTAGCCAAGCTCGCCGATTTTTTCCCTCTTTCGGCCGTCCACGGAATGCTCGCCGCTATTGGTATCATTATCATGTCCAAGCAGTTGCACTTGGCCGTAGGTATTGCCCCAGCAGAAATGAAAGGTAAAGAACCGCTTGAGTTGCTCGAAATGGTCCCTCATAGCCTCATGCACATGGAATACCACATCGCCATCATTGGCGGTATCAGCTTGTTGATTTTGTTCGGTTGGCCTTATCTTCAAATCAAAGCCCTCAAAAAAGTCCCACCAGCCTTGGTAGTACTAATCGTAGGGGTATTGTTAGGTCAATATTTTCACTTGACAGAGCCTTCTTACAAAAACCTAAAACCGTTGGTAAGCCCTGGAGATTTCTCGATTAACCTCAACGCCGACTTTTCGGTACTTACCAACAGCGAGTTACTTCCTGTCTTTTTGAAATACCTTTTGATGTTTGTATTAATTGGTTCATTAGAATCACTTTTGACAGGCCGCGCCATTGACTTGATTGACCCTGAAAAACGGAAATCAGATTTAAGCAGAGACCTTACGGCGGTAGGTATCGGTAACACAATATCAGGTCTTTTGGGGGGGTTGCCCATGATTTCGGAAGTAGCACGTAGTTCGGCCAATATCAATAACGGCGCTAAAAGCCGCTGGGCCAACTTCTTCCACGGCATTTTCTTGTTGTTGTTTGTAGTAATGCTCGTACCCGTAATCAAAATGGTACCCGTTGCTTCTTTGGCCGCAATGTTGATTTTTGTAGGCTTCCGTTTGGCTTCTCCCAAAGAGTTTGCGCACGTCTATCACATTGGTAAAGAGCAACTAACCATTTTCTTGATTACCATTATCGCCACCATCGCCACCGACTTATTGGTGGGTATTGCGGCGGGGATTTTGACCAAATTTATTATTCAGTTGGCTTTTGGAGTACAGATAAAAGATATAATCCAGTCTCGTTTTGAATTAACAGAACAAGAATTAGGTGTGTATCACCTTAGCGTAAAAAATGCAGCGGTGTTTGCCAATTATCTTAAACTCAAAGCACAATTAGCGAAAGTACCGCAAGGAAGTTCATTGATTATTGACTTCTCAAAGGCTGCGTACGTTGACCACACAGTAGCCGACAACCTGAATAATTTTAGAAGAGAGTTTGAGGCCGCAGGAGGAGTATTGTCGCTCAAAGGACTGGATTTGCACGAAAGTTTGTCGGAGCATCCATTGGCAGCGCGTCGTTTGCCCAAGCATTTGCGCAAAACGCTGGTAGAAATGGCTTAA
- a CDS encoding acyl-ACP desaturase, whose product MQLPSTRIEVMKFIGQKIDSIYDEFLKPVETLWQPADFLPDSTKESFFTEVKLLQEAARELSYDYIAVLVGDTITEEALPTYESWLMTVEGINQQEPEQAWTKWVRAWTAEENRHGDLLNKYLYLSGRVNMRAMEVSTQYLISDGFDIETGTDPYRNFIYTSFQELATNISHRRTATLAKQCGNHLLSKMCGVIAADEMRHAKAYKSFVNRIFEVDPSEMMLAFEDMMRKKIVMPAHFLRETGVKLSETFSHYSDAAQRLGVYTTHDYIEIMESLLEEWKIDKVPDLNDAGERARDYLMALPARLRRVADRTKVPELAYNFSWISA is encoded by the coding sequence ATGCAACTTCCCTCCACTCGGATAGAGGTAATGAAGTTTATCGGTCAAAAGATTGATTCCATCTACGACGAATTTCTGAAGCCTGTCGAGACTTTGTGGCAGCCTGCGGATTTTTTGCCTGATTCGACCAAAGAGAGCTTTTTTACCGAAGTAAAGCTTCTTCAAGAGGCTGCTCGCGAATTATCGTACGATTATATTGCTGTATTGGTAGGTGATACCATTACCGAAGAGGCATTGCCCACGTATGAGTCGTGGTTGATGACCGTTGAAGGAATTAACCAACAAGAACCTGAACAAGCTTGGACAAAATGGGTTCGGGCTTGGACTGCCGAAGAAAATCGCCACGGCGATCTTCTCAACAAATATTTGTACTTGTCGGGGCGGGTCAATATGCGTGCTATGGAAGTTTCTACGCAGTATTTGATTTCGGATGGCTTCGATATCGAAACAGGAACGGATCCTTATCGTAACTTCATTTATACGTCGTTTCAAGAATTAGCGACCAACATATCGCACCGACGCACGGCAACTTTGGCCAAACAATGCGGTAATCATCTGCTTTCAAAAATGTGTGGCGTAATTGCCGCCGACGAGATGCGCCATGCCAAGGCGTATAAGTCGTTTGTAAATCGCATTTTTGAAGTCGATCCTTCAGAAATGATGTTGGCGTTTGAAGACATGATGCGCAAAAAAATCGTCATGCCTGCGCACTTCTTACGTGAAACAGGGGTCAAACTCAGCGAAACATTCAGCCATTATTCGGATGCAGCACAGCGGTTGGGTGTTTATACAACCCACGATTACATCGAAATTATGGAATCGCTTCTGGAAGAATGGAAAATCGATAAAGTGCCTGATCTTAATGACGCAGGTGAACGCGCGCGTGACTACCTCATGGCACTTCCTGCTCGACTTCGACGTGTGGCTGACCGTACAAAAGTACCTGAGTTAGCGTATAATTTTAGCTGGATTTCGGCCTAA